One window of the Zea mays cultivar B73 chromosome 3, Zm-B73-REFERENCE-NAM-5.0, whole genome shotgun sequence genome contains the following:
- the LOC103650289 gene encoding replication protein A 70 kDa DNA-binding subunit A codes for MPNKPLSALTLQDRNAEVQIQVHRKWEFRGAVDNGPILHIDMILTDCTGNAIHCQIPSFLAATRGDEFQVGKIYKMTRFSVARAKSTYKPVDGDLMLYVTPYTTLELCHTSPSGFPLYVYHLTSYDKIDPDGSNARNFHDVLGIITEISAIKPIGNAHIPSSYNRHVLIKNLSDDILKITLWGKRAQEFSLTNTYDPQKQTPIVVLFVGCLPKEYQGEVLLSGGAACHWYFNPSIEEAETFYSRIESEKINIELPSLDKQEITPPSFPQREHHNLKYILSLNPHDVPDQGYECTVTITCIPEGKTWYYIACNTCPNKPSIDPVIRQCSTCRSTNYCFRYKLTFKASDGTEEAEMFAFDNVARTIIGKPCPTVVASFPDASATT; via the exons ATGCCTAATAAACCACTTTCAGCATTGACTCTACAAGATCGAAATGCAGAGGTTCAAATACAGGTCCACAGGAAATGGGAGTTTCGAGGTGCCGTTGACAATGGCCCTATATTACACATCGACATGATCCTGACAGACTGCACA GGCAATGCTATCCATTGTCAGATTCCTTCGTTCCTAGCAGCTACAAGAGGCGATGAATTTCAAGTTGGCAAAATATACAAGATGACCCGCTTTTCAGTAGCCCGTGCAAAATCCACCTACAAGCCTGTTGATGGTGATCTCATGTTGTATGTCACACCATacacaacccttgaactttgccaCACTTCACCATCAGGTTTTCCCCTTTATGTTTATCATCTAACAAGCTATGACAAGATTGATCCAGATGGATCAAATGCAAGAAACTTCCATG ACGTCCTTGGTATTATTACGGAAATCTCTGCGATTAAGCCTATCGGAAATGCACACATACCCTCGTCTTACAATCGACATGTTCTGATAAAAAACCTCAG CGACGACATTCTGAAAATTACTCTATGGGGAAAACGTGCACAAGAATTTTCGTTGACCAACACTTATGACCCACAGAAACAAACTCCTATCGTGGTCTTATTTGTTGGTTGTTTACCAAAAGAATATCAAG GGGAAGTACTGTTAAGTGGTGGCGCAGCCTGTCATTGGTACTTCAACCCATCAATTGAAGAAGCTGAAACTTTTTATAGCAG GATTGAATCTGAAAAGATAAACATAGAATTGCCCAGTCTTGACAAACAAGAAATTACACCTCCAAGTTTTCCACAACGAGAACATCACAACCTTAAATACATACTGTCTTTAAACCCACATGATGTACCG GATCAAGGATATGAATGCACGGTAACCATTACATGTATTCCTGAAGGCAAGACTTGGTATTATATTGCTTGCAACACTTGCCCAAACAAACCAAGCATTGATCCCGTCATCCGTCAATGCTCCACATGTAGATCAACAAATTACTGCTTCAG ATACAAGCTCACTTTCAAGGCATCAGATGGAACTGAAGAAGCTGAAATGTTTGCATTCGACAATGTTGCTAGGACAATTATTGGGAAACCATGTCCAACAGTTGTTGCATCCTTTCCTGATGCATCAGCTACCACCTGA